The Methanomassiliicoccales archaeon DNA window GCGTGGCGGAGATAACCGGTCCCTCCGGCGGCAAGATGTATGAACAGAAGCATTCCAACGAGTATTACATCGAGGTACTGGCGAAGCTCAAACAGGTGGCGGTCGGCGGCGTTCCGGTGGTCCTCCTGGGACCGGGTTTTGCCAAGGAGACGCTGTTGGAACTGGGCAAGGAGAAGGAGCCCGAGATATTCGAAAAGGTCTTCGTCTATCATACCGGCCAGGCTGGCATGACCGGTATCCATGAACTGATGAAACGCGGTCTAGGCAGCGAGGTCCTGAAGGACTCGCGGGTGGCCCAGGAGGTCAACCTGGTCGAGAAGGTGCTGGAGGAGATAGCCAAGGACGGTCCGGTGGCCTACGGCCCAAAGGAGGTTCGCCAGGCGGTCGATGCCGGTGCTGTGGAGACATTGCTGATCGTAGACAATGTGGTCCGCAACAAGGACTATGAGAGGATGATGAAGTCGGTCGAGGACCAAAGGGGAACGGTCATCGTCGTATCAGAGCTGCACGAGGGGGGCAAGAAGCTCGATTCCATCGGTGGCATGGCCGCGCTTCTTAGGTTCAAGACCGCTACGGCATACACCTAGACATTTGTCGTAGTTGTTCCGATGGACGGTGCCAGAGCTCTCCCAGGAATCAAAGAAGGGCAGCCAATCGAACACAGAAACGACTCGCATCTCCGAAAATCTTTAGTATGCCCCTTTTTATGGAGATAGGTCCTAGGTCCGCATGACAGCTGGAATCACATCGACATACTGTCCCCCACGGGACTGCCCAAGGATGCTATTGTCGGTGATGGGGCGTTCTGAACTTATATCAGACGAACGGTGGGGCGCTCGTTCAAGCCGTGGTCATGCCCGTAGCCGGCCGGAAAGGCCGCTTCGCCAGATCAGGTCCAGGTAGGAAGGGAAATCGATGAAGAACAGGGACGAGGTACTTGCCAAATTGAACCAGCATCAACTTGTGATCTGCGACACCACCTTGAGAGATGGAGAGCAGGCCGCTGGAATAGTCTTCGCCAACCTGGAAAAGATGCGTATAGCAAAGCTACTGGACGAGATCGGGGTGCAGCAGATAGAGGCAGGTATACCAGCCATGGGAGGGGATGAGAAGACCGCGGTCAAGAACATCGCGCACCTCGGGCTCGGCGCTTCCGTATTGGGATGGAACCGGGCCAACCCGGCGGACATCGCCCATTCCATCGATTGCGATGTCGACTCCGTCGCCATATCGATGTCATCATCCGATATCCACATCGAGCATAAGCTCATGAAGACCCGCGAATGGGTCATCGAGAAGCTGGTGGAATCGATAGAGTACGCCAAGGCGCACGGTCTGTACATATCGGCCAATGCCGAGGACGCGTCCCGCGCTGACAAGGACTTCATTGTCACATTCGCCAAAGCCGCCAAGGAGGCGGGGGCGGACCGTTTCCGATACTGCGACACGCTAGGAATCCTCGAACCGCGCCGCACCTACGATGAGATAAAGAGGATCATCGAAGAGGCCAAGATCGATGTGGAGATGCATACCCACAACGATTTCGGCATGGCCACCGCGAACGCGCTTGCAGGCGTTCAGGCGGGGGCGAAAGTGGTCTCGACCACCGTCCTGGGCATAGGTGAACGTACCGGCAACACCCCCATGGAGGAGATCGCCATGGTCGGCAAGCACATCCTGAAGATGGACACCAACTTCGACACATCCCGGTTCGTGGAGGTCTCGGAATACGTTGCCAGGGCGGCCGGAAGGGACATACCGGCCTGGAAACCTATCGTGGGCGGTAACTGTTTTGCGCACGAGGCGGGCATCCATACCGACGGTGTCATCAAATACTTCTCAAACTACGAGCCGTACACGCCGGAAGAGGTCGGGCTTACGCGTAAGATCATCATCGGCAAGCACTCCGGACGGCACACCCTGAAGCAGGTGTTGGCGAAGCGGGGATACGAGATCGACGATGATGTCGCCGGCATCCTGCTGGAGCACGTCCGGGCCAACTCGGTGTCGCTGAAGCGCAGCCTGACCGAGAACGAGCTGGTCTACATCTATCTGGACTATCGGGCTGGCGTACCGGACAACCATGTTGAGTGAAGATTCAAGGAGCGGTTAAAATGGGCACAATGTCAGAGGAAATACTTTCAGCGCATGTGGGCAAGAAGGTCAAGGCCGGCGATATCGTTGTGGCCCCTGTGGACTTCATGATGTCCCAGGATGGTACGACCGGGCTCACGATCAAGGCGTTCAACGATATGGGCGGGAAGAAGATACTGGACCCATCAAGGTACGCCATAGTGATCGATCACAACGCCCCGTCCCCATTGGAAGGGGTGTCCAACATTCACAAGCAGATGAGGGAGTTCGCCTCGAAGTATGGCGCCAAGCTGTACGATGTCGGGGATGGGGTCTGTCATGTCCTTGTCCCGGAATCGGGAAGGGCTCTGCCAGGTACTATCATCATCGGCGCTGACTCGCACACCTGCACCTATGGGGCGTTGAACTCTTTCGCCACCGGCGTCGGCAGCACCGACATGGCGGCGGCGCTGATCAGCGGCAAGATGTGGTTCAAGGTGCCGGAAACGATCAAACTGGTCTATAACGGCAGGCTGCAGAAGGGCGTGTACTCGAAGGACGTCGCCCTGCACATGGTCGGTACTCTCACCGCTAACGGCGCCACATACAAGGCGCTCGAGCTCTACGGAGACATAATCGATAACATGTCCGTCGAGGCCAGGATGACCATATCCAACCTCGCCGTTGAGACCGGCGCCAAGGTCGGACTGATGCGCTGCGACAAGAAGACCGATGCCTACCTGAAGGGACGGGCCCAGGCAAAGTATGCGCCGACAATGGCGACGGACGATGCCAGGTATGAGCGCGTGGTCGAGGAGGACCTCTCCGACATGCCGCCGCAGATCGCCTGCCCGCCGGACGTGGACAACGTGGTCCCGATCCAGAAGGTGGAAGGCCTGAAACTGGACCAGATCTTCATCGGTACCTGCACCAACGGCAGGAGCGAGGACCTGGAGATCGCCGCCAAGATCCTTGACGGAAAGCAGGTTTCCAAGAGCCTCAGGCTGCTGGTCGCCCCGGCCTCCAGGGAGATCTACCTGAACGCATTGCACGACGGGACCGTGGAGAAGCTGGTCAAGGCCGGTGCCGTCATGATGACCCCGTCCTGCGGACCATGTGTCGGAACATGCAACGGTATCCCCTCGGACGCGGAGAACGTGCTGTCGACCGCGAACCGCAACTTCAAGGGTCGCATGGGCAACGTCAAGGCGGACATATACCTGGCATCGCCGGCAACCGCCGCATACTCGGCGATCAAGGGATGCATCGCCGACCCCAGGGAGGTGCTGTGATGGAAGAGATGAAAGGCAAGGCCCACGTCTTCGGCAAGAACATCAATACCGACTACATCATCGCCGGCAAGTACAAGTTCAAGAGCCTGGACATGAAGGACCTGTCCACCCATCTGATGGAGGACCTGCGCCCTGGATTCTACAAGGAGATCGAAAAGGGCGACTTCATCGTGGCCGCGGAGAACTTCGGCATGGGCTCCAGCCGTGAACAGGCCCCGTTGGTCATTCAGGCGGCCGGATGCTCGGCGGTCATCGCCAAGTCGTTCGCCAGGATATTCTACAGGAACTGCATCAACGTCGGACTGCCGTTGATCGAATGCGACACCAGCGGGATCGAGGAGGGCGATGTCCTCAGGGTCGACCTGGAGAAGGGAGTCGTTCTGAACATCACCAAGGGCAAGGAGGTCAAGACCACCCCGCTGCCGAAGGTCATGCTCAAGATCCTGAGCGAAGGCGGCCTGGCCGAGCACTTCAAGAAGTACGGCGGGTTCAACCTGGACTAAACGTTTTATCGGGTTCGGGAGGACGGCACCATGTCTTGGGCTGCCTCCGACCCTTCCATTTTTCCAACCTGGAAGATCATCGCGAAGAAAACGGTGAACAACGATATGAAGCTC harbors:
- a CDS encoding mRNA surveillance protein pelota encodes the protein MRVLHQDRFKGEIKVQIDAPDDLWHLYNIIQIGDVLIASTYRRDESAKSDKVRAERSEKKRMLLGIKVEKMEFHEFDVRLRVTGVIVEGEQDIGSYHTLNLEEGEQVTIVKTEWKPSQLERVRRSVEDAKKPTIVFVSMENDEAVIAVMRQAGIQRVAEITGPSGGKMYEQKHSNEYYIEVLAKLKQVAVGGVPVVLLGPGFAKETLLELGKEKEPEIFEKVFVYHTGQAGMTGIHELMKRGLGSEVLKDSRVAQEVNLVEKVLEEIAKDGPVAYGPKEVRQAVDAGAVETLLIVDNVVRNKDYERMMKSVEDQRGTVIVVSELHEGGKKLDSIGGMAALLRFKTATAYT
- the nifV gene encoding homocitrate synthase codes for the protein MKNRDEVLAKLNQHQLVICDTTLRDGEQAAGIVFANLEKMRIAKLLDEIGVQQIEAGIPAMGGDEKTAVKNIAHLGLGASVLGWNRANPADIAHSIDCDVDSVAISMSSSDIHIEHKLMKTREWVIEKLVESIEYAKAHGLYISANAEDASRADKDFIVTFAKAAKEAGADRFRYCDTLGILEPRRTYDEIKRIIEEAKIDVEMHTHNDFGMATANALAGVQAGAKVVSTTVLGIGERTGNTPMEEIAMVGKHILKMDTNFDTSRFVEVSEYVARAAGRDIPAWKPIVGGNCFAHEAGIHTDGVIKYFSNYEPYTPEEVGLTRKIIIGKHSGRHTLKQVLAKRGYEIDDDVAGILLEHVRANSVSLKRSLTENELVYIYLDYRAGVPDNHVE
- a CDS encoding 3-isopropylmalate dehydratase large subunit; translation: MGTMSEEILSAHVGKKVKAGDIVVAPVDFMMSQDGTTGLTIKAFNDMGGKKILDPSRYAIVIDHNAPSPLEGVSNIHKQMREFASKYGAKLYDVGDGVCHVLVPESGRALPGTIIIGADSHTCTYGALNSFATGVGSTDMAAALISGKMWFKVPETIKLVYNGRLQKGVYSKDVALHMVGTLTANGATYKALELYGDIIDNMSVEARMTISNLAVETGAKVGLMRCDKKTDAYLKGRAQAKYAPTMATDDARYERVVEEDLSDMPPQIACPPDVDNVVPIQKVEGLKLDQIFIGTCTNGRSEDLEIAAKILDGKQVSKSLRLLVAPASREIYLNALHDGTVEKLVKAGAVMMTPSCGPCVGTCNGIPSDAENVLSTANRNFKGRMGNVKADIYLASPATAAYSAIKGCIADPREVL
- a CDS encoding 3-isopropylmalate dehydratase small subunit, which encodes MEEMKGKAHVFGKNINTDYIIAGKYKFKSLDMKDLSTHLMEDLRPGFYKEIEKGDFIVAAENFGMGSSREQAPLVIQAAGCSAVIAKSFARIFYRNCINVGLPLIECDTSGIEEGDVLRVDLEKGVVLNITKGKEVKTTPLPKVMLKILSEGGLAEHFKKYGGFNLD